In one Solanum dulcamara chromosome 1, daSolDulc1.2, whole genome shotgun sequence genomic region, the following are encoded:
- the LOC129873692 gene encoding LOW QUALITY PROTEIN: uncharacterized protein LOC129873692 (The sequence of the model RefSeq protein was modified relative to this genomic sequence to represent the inferred CDS: inserted 2 bases in 1 codon; deleted 1 base in 1 codon) gives MREVRGSIPRTSIFCLRLFLTSCSLSPSPAKYIPNNPPPSXHNSKHMTLSLFSPSFPRLPPNYSFIFSSASHFSKNLTFSYYYSSKTFNFKPKASLSEADGEKKVSELLDDELISSVSAAKDASEVLDVIVSKTGRSGGVVSSSDCCLIISAALDRSNADLAISVFDAMRSTFNPGTTVLDRGPSYDRWRWSRPDVTTYTLLVRGLATLLRVSDALKIIANVCRVSISPNEEVLFGKVVRCPSCMIAVTVAQPQDGIQVVSCSKCRYQYELVSGNIVGIESEEISMEIPAWRRGLRFLPIKQNIPAAVHSIVVETPSGMARTHRFATETVDLPAQEGERVTIALAAPPNVYRGLGPLKFNPKAPNVYPGEPLCLTNHKDGRESPLLRAPKKDKTSSLLNPSILVPLLAVFATGDAASGMIDPNLPQIIAVVALSSIALGATFSSLVFPQFSKLPQRLVDTIGIRQQLLSQYDVLQSRIKELKESADNEVWMLARMCQLENKIFAVGEPAYRARRSRVKRVRESLESSLKRRIELIESYARISSIIEIEVEMDSDVLAAEAAGNAESIAEQIQQIMELENLEEKWKIQAEANDEAERLLSSEPITTEKVSER, from the exons ATGCGAGAGGTACGGGGTTCGATTCCCCGCACCTCCATCTTTTGTCTTCGCCTTTTTTTA ACCTCTTGTTCCTTATCTCCATCTCCTGCAAAATATATACCGAACAATCCTCCTCCTTC CCACAACTCCAAACACATGACTCTCTCTTTGTTTTCTCCTTCCTTTCCTCGTTTACCTCCAAATTACTCTTTCATCTTCTCTTCTGCTTCCCATTTCTCCAAAAACCTTACTTTTTCTTACTATTATTCctcaaaaacctttaatttcAAGCCTAAAGCTTCGTTGAGTGAAGCTGACGGAGAGAAAAAGGTGTCGGAGTTGTTAGATGATGAATTGATTAGTTCGGTTTCGGCTGCGAAAGATGCAAGTGAGGTATTGGATGTGATAGTTTCAAAGACTGGGAGAAGTGGTGGAGTTGTGAGCTCTTCTGATTGTTGTTTGATTATCTCTGCTGCACTTGATCGGAGCAATGCTGACTTGGCTATCTCCGTATTTGATGCTATGCGTTCTACTTTTAATCCTG GGACGACTGTTTTAGACAGAGGCCCATCCTATGATAGATGGAGGTGGTCAAGACCAGATGTCACTACATATACCTTGTTAGTTCGAGGACTTGCAACACTGCTGAGAGTTTCAGATGCCCTTAAAATCATCGCCAATGTTTGTCGAGTAAGCATATCTCCTAATGAAGAG GTTCTCTTCGGCAAAGTTGTCCGATGTCCAAGTTGCATGATTGCTGTTACTGTTGCTCAGCCACAAGATGGTATCCAG GTTGTATCCTGTTCAAAATGCCGTTACCAGTATGAGCTCGTTTCAGGCAATATTGTTGGTATAGAGTCAGAAGAAATTAG CATGGAAATTCCTGCATGGAGAAGGGGACTAAGATTCCTGCCGATAAAGCAAAACATTCCAGCTGCTGTTCATTCGATTGTG GTGGAGACCCCATCTGGAATGGCACGAACACACAGATTTGCTACTGAAACAGTTGATCTTCCTGCACAAGAAGGTGAGAGAGTGACCATTGCTCTAGCAGCACCACCAAATGTTTACCGAGGGTTGGGTCCATTAAAGTTCAATCCAAAAGCTCCAAACGTCTACCCAGGAGAGCCTTTGTGCTTGACTAACCACAAAGATGGTCGTGAATCACCCTTACTAAGAGCACCCAAAAAAGATAAAACCTCATCTTTATTAAATCCTTCCATCCTCGTTCCTCTTCTTGCTGTATTTGCCACTGGAGATGCTGCCTCTGGAATGATAGATCCCAACTTGCCTCAGATAATAGCAGTTGTTGCGCTTTCCTCAATTGCTCTTGGGGCCACTTTTAGCAGCCTGGTTTTTCCTCAATTCAGCAAG CTTCCTCAGAGATTAGTTGATACCATTGGCATCAGGCAGCAACTCTTATCTCAGTATGATGTGCTCCAATCACGGataaaggagttgaaagaatctGCTGATAACGAG GTTTGGATGTTGGCTCGCATGTGCCAACTGGAAAACAAAATCTTTGCTGTTGGAGAACCTGCTTATCG GGCCCGGAGAAGTAGAGTGAAAAGGGTGCGTGAAAGCTTGGAAAGCTCCCTTAAGAGAAGGATCGAGTTGATTGAAAGCTATGCAAGA ATCTCTTCCATTATAGAAATTGAAGTAGAGATGGATTCAGATGTTCTTGCTGCTGAAGCAGCAGGCAATGCG GAAAGTATTGCTGAACAAATACAACAAATAATGGAGCTTGAAAATCTCGAGGAA AAATGGAAAATCCAAGCAGAGGCAAATGATGAAGCCGAAAGGCTTCTTAGTTCTGAACCCATAACTACAGAAAAGGTTTCAGAAAGATAA